Proteins encoded by one window of Nocardia goodfellowii:
- a CDS encoding CocE/NonD family hydrolase produces the protein MKYALRATVASVATAVLLPFLSTGAAAHAAPTSTGPDGGAAGAAWTATEDGPQQYPHVNIQWDVPITMSDGTVLKGNLYRPADAAGRPIDTQTPTIVNLTPYTKLVSNLGDSALSVPGLSDALLALFRQIDMSGTPLSGVTDLTKAFGGGELRNFAVDRQMIKSGYSWLVVDVRGTGFSQGTWDMLRQREQQDTLEVIDWASRQPWSDGKVGMNGISYSGINQVQAAQQNPPALKAIFPVVPGSDLVQDVLAPGTGFGFNFIPLWLAAINGLKWVPDVASIVNGQFDTKWLADRAADPMTFMDVLLNVYTSTRMEDLDPRAKALLTDSEGRREDWWSDPAKIKVPTFVTGGWHDLFTYSESKIYEQIPLPPGQKQLLMGNTYHINSGNEYGKPGLPPRLDVLQRAWFDKWLKGIDNGIDTYGPVTLRQQGGGWITTNGFGFGSASSREAEVESAHRRMYLSAANSGTAQSLHDGSLTATANSDTQRLTVAPGLTTLCSNDAAQGSAGALSVIDGCAKDSRVAELNGLTFTSAPVAEETAISGPIAVRLNTVHDAADGYWVVTVNDVAPDGQSTVLSSGQLMASMREIDDANSARSANGDYTDPRPFTSLDRRQPTVPGEAVTLDIALPATEAVLKPGHRLRVDVFAGNFPKGLPVLPMLVDTGLKPQHVQLDPNRPSFVNIPVRGKPGW, from the coding sequence ATGAAGTACGCGTTGCGGGCCACGGTGGCGTCGGTTGCCACCGCTGTGCTCCTTCCTTTCCTCAGCACCGGCGCCGCGGCGCATGCCGCGCCCACGTCCACGGGGCCGGATGGTGGCGCCGCCGGTGCCGCCTGGACGGCCACCGAAGACGGGCCACAGCAGTACCCCCACGTCAACATCCAGTGGGATGTGCCGATCACCATGAGCGACGGCACGGTCCTGAAGGGCAATCTGTACCGGCCCGCCGACGCGGCCGGGCGGCCGATCGACACCCAGACGCCGACCATCGTCAACCTGACCCCCTACACCAAGCTGGTGTCGAACCTGGGTGACAGCGCGCTGTCGGTCCCCGGGCTGTCCGACGCGCTGCTCGCCCTGTTCCGCCAGATCGATATGTCCGGTACCCCGTTGTCCGGCGTCACCGATCTGACCAAGGCGTTCGGCGGCGGCGAACTCCGCAATTTCGCCGTCGACCGGCAGATGATCAAGAGCGGCTACAGCTGGCTCGTGGTCGACGTGCGCGGCACCGGCTTCTCTCAGGGCACCTGGGACATGCTGCGCCAGCGCGAACAGCAGGACACCCTTGAGGTCATCGACTGGGCGTCCCGGCAGCCGTGGTCCGACGGCAAGGTCGGCATGAACGGCATCTCCTACTCGGGCATCAACCAGGTGCAGGCCGCCCAGCAGAACCCGCCGGCATTGAAGGCGATCTTCCCCGTGGTGCCGGGCAGCGACCTGGTTCAGGACGTGCTGGCCCCGGGCACCGGCTTCGGCTTCAACTTCATCCCGCTGTGGCTGGCCGCGATCAACGGCCTGAAGTGGGTGCCGGACGTGGCCTCGATCGTGAACGGCCAGTTCGACACCAAGTGGCTCGCCGACCGCGCGGCCGACCCGATGACCTTCATGGACGTGCTGCTCAACGTCTACACCAGCACCCGGATGGAGGATCTGGATCCGCGCGCCAAGGCGCTGCTCACCGATTCCGAAGGCCGCCGCGAAGACTGGTGGAGCGATCCGGCCAAGATCAAGGTGCCGACCTTCGTGACAGGTGGCTGGCACGACCTGTTCACCTACTCGGAATCCAAGATCTACGAGCAGATTCCGTTGCCGCCGGGTCAGAAGCAGCTGCTGATGGGCAACACCTACCACATCAACTCCGGCAACGAATACGGCAAGCCGGGCCTGCCCCCGCGCCTGGACGTGCTGCAGCGCGCCTGGTTCGACAAGTGGCTCAAAGGCATCGACAACGGCATCGACACCTACGGCCCGGTGACGCTGCGCCAGCAGGGCGGCGGCTGGATCACCACCAACGGTTTCGGCTTCGGTTCGGCCTCCAGTCGCGAGGCCGAGGTCGAGTCCGCGCATCGCCGGATGTACCTGTCCGCGGCGAACAGTGGCACCGCCCAGTCGCTGCACGACGGATCCCTCACCGCCACGGCGAATTCCGATACCCAGCGACTCACCGTCGCTCCGGGCCTCACCACCCTGTGCTCCAACGACGCGGCGCAGGGTAGTGCGGGCGCCCTCTCGGTCATCGACGGCTGCGCGAAGGATTCCCGGGTCGCCGAACTCAACGGCCTGACCTTCACCAGCGCGCCGGTTGCCGAGGAGACTGCCATCTCGGGTCCGATCGCGGTGCGGCTCAACACCGTTCACGACGCCGCCGACGGCTACTGGGTCGTCACGGTGAACGATGTCGCCCCGGACGGCCAGTCGACCGTGTTGTCCTCGGGTCAGCTCATGGCCTCCATGCGGGAGATCGACGACGCGAACAGCGCCCGGTCGGCCAACGGCGACTACACCGATCCGCGTCCGTTCACCTCACTGGATCGCCGTCAGCCGACGGTGCCGGGCGAGGCGGTCACGCTGGACATCGCGCTGCCCGCGACCGAGGCGGTCCTGAAACCGGGACACCGCCTGCGGGTGGATGTGTTCGCCGGTAACTTCCCGAAGGGCCTGCCGGTGCTGCCGATGCTGGTCGACACGGGTCTGAAGCCGCAGCACGTGCAGCTGGACCCGAACCGGCCGAGCTTCGTGAATATCCCGGTGCGGGGTAAGCCGGGCTGGTGA
- a CDS encoding ROK family protein gives MTILALDIGATKIAVGVVGADGMTQEVGRIQVPSAGVWEACQELLLSVAGDDDVPIIGIGTAGPVDAPSGSLSPLNIPEWSNGFPIVPAVKDLFPSASVRFAIDGVCLALAERHFGAARQTPDALAMTVSSGIGGGVIVGGMVAVGHTGNAGHIGHIVVPGSMDPCACGGVGCVEAVASGPSSVRWAQGRGWTGTTGLELAEDAQHGDRIAKAALRRAGIALGQAISSAAALLDIDLVVVGGGFAQAGEPLWRPMQESLGAHARIGFLKDLKVVPSELQDRATLIGAGLLTALSAPA, from the coding sequence ATGACCATTCTCGCGCTGGATATCGGGGCGACGAAGATCGCCGTGGGTGTTGTCGGAGCCGACGGGATGACCCAGGAGGTCGGCCGGATCCAGGTGCCGTCGGCCGGGGTGTGGGAGGCGTGCCAGGAGTTACTGCTGTCCGTGGCCGGAGACGACGACGTGCCGATCATCGGTATCGGCACGGCCGGTCCGGTGGACGCGCCGTCCGGTTCCCTGTCGCCGCTCAACATTCCCGAGTGGTCGAACGGCTTTCCCATCGTTCCCGCGGTGAAGGATCTGTTCCCGTCCGCCTCGGTCCGTTTCGCCATCGACGGCGTGTGCCTGGCGCTGGCCGAACGGCATTTCGGCGCGGCCCGGCAGACGCCGGACGCTCTGGCCATGACGGTGTCCTCCGGTATCGGTGGTGGCGTGATCGTGGGCGGCATGGTCGCGGTCGGGCACACCGGCAACGCGGGTCATATCGGTCACATCGTGGTCCCCGGCTCGATGGACCCGTGCGCGTGCGGGGGAGTGGGCTGTGTGGAAGCCGTTGCGAGCGGGCCGTCTTCGGTGCGCTGGGCGCAGGGCCGCGGCTGGACCGGCACCACCGGCCTCGAATTGGCCGAGGACGCGCAGCACGGCGACCGCATCGCCAAGGCGGCGCTGCGCCGCGCGGGTATCGCACTGGGACAGGCGATTTCCTCGGCGGCGGCCTTGCTGGACATCGACCTGGTGGTCGTCGGCGGCGGTTTCGCGCAGGCGGGCGAGCCGCTGTGGCGGCCCATGCAGGAGTCGCTGGGCGCGCACGCCCGCATCGGATTCCTCAAGGACTTGAAGGTGGTGCCCTCGGAATTGCAGGACCGCGCCACCCTGATCGGCGCCGGCCTGCTCACCGCCCTGTCCGCGCCTGCTTGA
- a CDS encoding alpha/beta fold hydrolase — translation MAIREAVSADGTTIVYRVRGSADARPLVLVHGWSANLRCWGAAADELAERYRVIALDLRGHGYSDVPSAGYDDPKNWAADIAAVLAAEGIDRDAVLLGWSYGGIVISDYLTAYGTGAVAGVVYTGSMANIGRAPGAETGPAMNAAIPGVFEESAGRATRAFAAFGNANTGPGADKGGDAQRLFGASLATPPAVRKALFVRTVDNTETLRALDIPVLVQHGTADPVVPIANGRYIAEAVPNARLSAWEGAQHGLFIEDRPRFVAEVTDFIGGLADRNR, via the coding sequence ATGGCTATACGGGAAGCGGTCAGCGCGGACGGAACCACCATCGTCTATCGGGTGCGCGGGTCCGCCGACGCGCGGCCGCTGGTCCTGGTGCACGGCTGGTCGGCCAACCTGCGGTGCTGGGGTGCCGCCGCCGACGAGCTGGCCGAGCGCTACCGGGTGATCGCCCTCGATCTGCGTGGTCACGGTTACTCCGACGTCCCGTCCGCCGGTTACGACGATCCGAAGAACTGGGCCGCCGACATAGCCGCGGTGCTGGCCGCCGAAGGTATCGACCGGGACGCGGTGCTGCTCGGCTGGTCCTACGGCGGCATCGTGATCAGCGACTACCTGACCGCTTACGGCACCGGCGCGGTGGCCGGGGTTGTCTACACCGGCTCGATGGCCAATATCGGCCGCGCGCCCGGCGCGGAGACCGGCCCGGCGATGAATGCCGCGATCCCCGGCGTCTTCGAAGAGAGCGCGGGCCGCGCCACCCGGGCGTTCGCTGCTTTCGGCAACGCCAACACCGGACCCGGCGCGGACAAGGGCGGCGATGCTCAGCGTCTGTTCGGCGCGAGCCTGGCCACGCCGCCGGCCGTCCGCAAGGCGCTGTTCGTCCGTACCGTCGACAACACCGAAACCCTTCGCGCCCTGGACATTCCGGTGCTGGTCCAGCACGGCACCGCCGACCCGGTGGTGCCGATCGCCAACGGGCGCTACATCGCCGAGGCGGTTCCGAACGCTCGCCTCTCTGCCTGGGAGGGCGCTCAGCACGGCTTGTTCATCGAGGACCGCCCCCGCTTCGTCGCCGAGGTGACCGACTTCATCGGCGGCCTCGCCGACCGGAATCGATAG
- a CDS encoding YbjN domain-containing protein, which produces MSVQATAQLIDETLRDREIEYSRTGEDVFVVILPGERKLKTTVMLTVGKHGVRIESFVCRKPDENFEGVYKFLLRRNRRLYAVAYTLDRVGDIYLVGRIATHAVTADELDRVFGQILEAVDGDFNVLLELGFAESIRKEWKWRVSRGESLKNLRAFEHLVDASDK; this is translated from the coding sequence ATGTCGGTGCAAGCCACCGCGCAGCTGATCGACGAGACGCTGCGTGACCGCGAAATCGAATACAGCCGCACCGGCGAAGACGTTTTCGTGGTGATCCTGCCGGGCGAGCGCAAACTGAAGACGACGGTGATGCTGACCGTCGGCAAGCACGGTGTGCGCATCGAATCGTTCGTCTGCCGCAAACCGGACGAGAACTTCGAAGGCGTCTACAAGTTCCTACTGCGCCGCAACCGCCGCCTCTACGCCGTGGCCTACACGCTGGACCGGGTCGGCGACATCTACCTCGTCGGCCGGATCGCCACGCACGCGGTGACCGCGGACGAACTCGACCGGGTGTTCGGGCAGATCCTCGAGGCCGTCGACGGCGACTTCAATGTGCTGCTGGAGCTGGGGTTCGCGGAATCCATTCGTAAGGAATGGAAATGGCGGGTCTCGCGCGGTGAGTCGCTGAAGAACCTGCGTGCCTTCGAACATTTGGTGGACGCCTCCGACAAGTAG
- a CDS encoding SDR family NAD(P)-dependent oxidoreductase, translating into MSKRSAVVTGASSGIGAATARQLAEQGYHVYVGARRLDRLRRLADEIGGTALELDVTSDESVQAFCDAVPEVAVLVNNAGGAKGLATVAEADLDEWRWMWETNVLGTLRITKGLLPKLIDSGDGLIVTITSVAALQHYDNGSGYTSAKHAQGVLHRTLRGELLGKPVRLTEIAPGAVETEFSLVRFDGDEERAAKVYEGIDPLVAADIAEIVGFVASRPAHVNLDQIIVRPRDQGSEPGRFARRG; encoded by the coding sequence ATGAGCAAGCGCAGCGCGGTAGTTACCGGGGCTAGTTCGGGCATCGGTGCGGCCACCGCCCGGCAGCTCGCCGAGCAGGGGTATCACGTCTATGTCGGGGCACGGCGGCTCGATCGGCTGCGGCGGCTCGCCGACGAGATTGGTGGGACCGCACTGGAACTCGACGTCACCTCCGACGAGTCGGTGCAGGCGTTCTGCGACGCGGTGCCCGAGGTCGCGGTGCTGGTCAACAATGCCGGTGGCGCGAAAGGCCTGGCCACCGTGGCCGAAGCCGATCTCGACGAGTGGCGCTGGATGTGGGAGACCAATGTGCTCGGCACGTTGCGGATCACCAAGGGGCTGCTGCCGAAGTTGATCGACTCCGGCGACGGGCTGATCGTCACCATCACCTCGGTGGCGGCGTTGCAGCACTACGACAACGGTTCCGGATACACCTCCGCCAAACACGCGCAGGGAGTACTACATCGGACACTGCGCGGCGAGCTGCTCGGAAAGCCGGTGCGGCTCACCGAGATCGCGCCCGGTGCGGTGGAGACCGAGTTCTCCCTCGTGCGATTCGACGGCGACGAGGAGCGGGCGGCGAAGGTGTACGAGGGCATCGATCCGCTGGTGGCGGCGGACATCGCGGAAATCGTCGGGTTCGTGGCCTCGCGGCCCGCGCACGTGAACCTGGATCAGATCATCGTGCGGCCGCGGGATCAGGGCTCCGAGCCCGGCCGCTTCGCGCGCCGCGGCTGA
- the mshA gene encoding D-inositol-3-phosphate glycosyltransferase, producing the protein MSQRPDLRPNRIAVLSVHTSPLAQPGTGDAGGMNVYVLQTARQLARRGIEVEIFTRAISSNVPPVQEAAPGVLVRNVVAGPFEGLDKHDLPTQLCPFTAEVLRQEARHLPGYYDLVHSHYWLSGQVGWLARDRWRVPLVHTAHTLAAVKNRALAEGDCPEPATREIGEKQIVGEADRLVANTAEEARQLVELYGAEARHIDIVPPGADLGRYQPGDKLAARAELGLRPDEQIVAFVGRIQPLKAPDVLIRAAAVLLDADPHRNLRVLIVGGPSGTGLERPDSLIRLAADLGVSEHVTFLPPQPPDRLVQVYRAADLVAVPSHNESFGLVAIEAQASGTPVLAADVGGLGTAVRHGETGLLVPGHYIPDWAAALGSLLDDPDRLRRMSAGAVGHARNFSWEHTADGLLASYSAALGDFHAALAHREGHEVLLNGLYGVPGDRARTAFI; encoded by the coding sequence GTGAGTCAACGCCCGGACCTACGGCCGAATCGGATCGCCGTGTTGTCGGTGCACACCTCACCACTTGCCCAGCCGGGCACGGGTGACGCGGGCGGGATGAACGTCTACGTCCTGCAAACCGCCCGGCAACTGGCCCGGCGCGGTATCGAAGTGGAGATCTTCACTCGCGCGATCTCCTCCAACGTCCCGCCCGTGCAGGAGGCGGCGCCCGGTGTGCTGGTGCGCAACGTGGTGGCGGGCCCGTTCGAGGGCCTGGACAAGCACGACCTGCCGACTCAGCTGTGCCCCTTCACCGCCGAGGTGCTGCGCCAGGAAGCGCGGCACCTACCCGGCTATTACGACCTGGTGCACTCGCATTACTGGCTCTCCGGACAGGTCGGCTGGCTGGCGCGCGACCGCTGGCGGGTGCCGCTGGTGCACACCGCGCACACCTTGGCCGCCGTGAAGAACCGCGCGCTCGCCGAGGGCGACTGCCCCGAACCCGCCACCCGGGAGATCGGCGAGAAGCAGATCGTCGGCGAGGCGGACCGGCTGGTCGCCAACACCGCCGAAGAGGCCCGCCAGCTGGTCGAGCTGTACGGCGCGGAAGCGCGGCACATCGATATCGTCCCGCCCGGCGCCGACCTCGGCAGATATCAGCCGGGCGACAAACTCGCCGCCCGCGCCGAACTGGGTTTACGGCCCGACGAGCAGATCGTCGCGTTCGTCGGACGGATCCAGCCGCTCAAGGCCCCGGATGTGCTGATTCGCGCCGCCGCCGTGTTGCTCGACGCCGACCCGCACCGCAACCTGCGGGTGCTGATCGTCGGCGGACCCTCCGGCACCGGGCTGGAGCGGCCCGATTCCCTGATCCGCCTGGCCGCCGACCTCGGTGTCAGCGAGCACGTCACCTTCCTGCCGCCGCAGCCGCCGGACCGCCTGGTCCAGGTGTACCGGGCCGCGGATCTCGTCGCGGTGCCCAGTCACAACGAATCCTTCGGCCTGGTCGCGATCGAGGCGCAGGCCAGCGGCACCCCCGTGCTCGCCGCCGACGTCGGCGGTCTCGGCACCGCCGTGCGGCACGGCGAAACCGGCCTGCTGGTGCCCGGTCACTACATCCCGGACTGGGCGGCCGCCCTCGGATCCCTGCTCGACGACCCGGATCGACTGCGCCGGATGAGCGCCGGCGCGGTAGGCCATGCCCGGAACTTCTCCTGGGAACACACCGCGGACGGGCTGCTCGCCAGCTACTCGGCCGCGCTGGGCGACTTCCACGCCGCCCTCGCGCACCGGGAAGGTCACGAGGTACTGCTCAACGGGCTCTACGGTGTCCCTGGTGATCGCGCGCGGACCGCGTTCATCTAA
- a CDS encoding phosphoglyceromutase: MTYTLVLLRHGESEWNALNLFTGWVDVHLTDKGIAEGKRAGQLMADQGVLPDIVFTSLLRRAISTANNALDAADRHWIPVVRDWRLNERHYGDLQGKNKAQVKEQYGDEQFMLWRRSYDTPPPPIAADNEYSQEGDARYSGIEVPETECLLDVVKRMVPYWESTISKELLTGKTVLVAAHGNSLRALVKHLDQISDDDIAGLNIPTGIPLVYELDENLRPVRPAVYLDPEAAAAGAAAVANQGGK, translated from the coding sequence ATGACGTACACCCTCGTGCTGCTGCGCCACGGCGAGAGCGAATGGAATGCCTTGAACCTGTTCACCGGCTGGGTGGACGTGCACCTGACCGACAAGGGCATCGCCGAGGGCAAGCGCGCCGGCCAGCTGATGGCCGACCAGGGTGTGCTGCCGGACATCGTGTTCACCTCGCTGCTGCGCCGCGCGATCAGCACCGCCAACAACGCGCTCGACGCCGCCGACCGGCACTGGATCCCGGTGGTCCGCGACTGGCGCCTGAACGAACGCCACTACGGCGACCTGCAGGGTAAGAACAAGGCTCAGGTCAAGGAGCAGTACGGCGACGAGCAGTTCATGCTGTGGCGCCGCAGCTACGACACCCCGCCGCCGCCGATCGCCGCGGACAACGAGTACAGCCAGGAGGGCGACGCGCGCTACAGCGGCATCGAGGTCCCCGAGACCGAGTGCCTGCTCGACGTCGTCAAGCGCATGGTCCCGTACTGGGAGTCCACCATCTCCAAGGAACTGCTGACCGGCAAGACCGTTCTGGTCGCCGCGCACGGCAATTCGCTGCGCGCCCTGGTCAAACACCTCGATCAGATCTCGGACGACGATATCGCCGGCCTCAACATCCCCACCGGCATTCCCCTCGTCTACGAGCTCGACGAAAACCTCCGCCCGGTGCGCCCCGCCGTGTACCTGGACCCGGAAGCCGCCGCGGCGGGCGCTGCCGCTGTCGCCAACCAGGGCGGCAAATAG